Genomic segment of Veillonella parvula DSM 2008:
TTCTCTGTAAAAGTAAAGCGTCCACCATAAGATACGAAGATTGGCATATCAGCCCCAAAAATACGAGGTAATAAACCTAGTTGTAAGTAATCGGCTACACCAGATACACCAGAGCTCACAAATCCACCAGAATAAGCGGGATGATGAATAATAGGCAATCGTAATTTTTCATCAGTAGCTAATTTGTGTAACCAACCGAAACCAACGAGACCTGCGGCCACCATGAGAGCAGTAGCACCAACCTCTTTAGCAAAATAAGCACGTTCTAACACATCTGTACCATCACCAGATACGTTTGCAGCATATAAAGTATGTGTACCATGTGCAGCATTCATTTCCTGTACCATAGCAGCACATCGTTTTACACGATCTTTATATTGAGAGAAGGACTGATTAGAAATACCATGATCATCCTTTATGACATCTGCCCCACCACGTGTATAGGCTCCACACATGCGAGCCAATTCCTCATTTGGTGTTCCCATCGGCTTTACAACGGCTTGAATCATTGGGCGCGTCGGAGTTTCCACTAAACGACGAATCCCCTGTAAGCCAAATCGTGGGCCCTTAAACACATCGTAAAGTGTTGGACATAGCTCAATATCCACCACCCAAATATGAGGCTGTAACGAAGAATTGCCAAAGACAACATTTAAAAATTGTGTTGCTTCTAAAGCTGTAGTATCTACATGATATGAAATACGAGCCAAATAGTAACGAGAGGTATCAATTACAGCATTTGACATCACACCTACATTGATATATGGAGAATCTTCCACCATAGGTCCAAGAGATTCTAGTCGACCAGTAATAGTTTCCTTAATGTATGGATCCGTTACAAACTCATAGGGAAATTCTATGGTTTGCTCTACTTGAACCGCCCAAGCAATTGATTTTGCTTCTTCATATGTACTCGCTTCTATTCTATATGTAACTATAAATCGCTCGTCTTTCATAATGCGTCTCCTTTGCAATAATATTATTTAATTATATACCAAAGTAGTATACGATTCCATAAAAAAAGACCTCACTCCAAATTAGAGTGAGGTCTTTTTAACAAACGAAAACATATATATTGATGTTTTACCTATACTAACAAGGTTTCTACTGTGAGAGACAATACATATAATCGTATGAGAGTAAACTCGTCTAACTATATCTTATTGGTAGAAATGTTTAGGATAACCTTTGAATCGTGTAAAGTGACGATATTTACGAGTCGCACGATTAGGTTCGTTAACAGTTTTATAACCAAAACCATTAAACATTACATTTAAAATAACAGCGACTATACTACCAGCTGTGATACCAGACTTCAAAAGAATTTGAGCCCATGCTGGAAAGTGTGTATAGAATTGAGGTGCTGCAAGAGGAATCATGGATACCCCAATACTAATGGCAACTAGCATCAGGTTATAGTTACCATCGAAACTAACTTTACCAAGAGAACGAATCCCACTGGCGATAATCATGCCGAACATAGCTATCCCAGCACCGCCTAATACAGCATTTGGAATACAAGCTACGATAGCGGCTAATTTAGGGAAAAGGCCTAATAAAATTAAAATTACACCAGATGCTGCTACAACGAAACGACTCTTAACACGTGTTACAGCAATAAGACCTACGTTTTGAGCAAATGCTGTATACGGAAAACTATTAAGGATACCACCAATAATAGTGGACAAGCCATCCGCACGAAGTACCGCAGCCAACTCTTTTTGACCAATAGGTTTATCTACGATTTCTCCAACTGCAATACTATCACCAGTTGTTTCTACCATAACTACGAGCATTACAATAATCATAGATACAATAGAAGCAAAGTCAAAGGTTGGAAGGCCAAAATAGAATGGTGTCACAACAGAAATCCATTGAGAACGCCCTACTTCTGAAAAATCTGTAATACCAACAATCATAGCTAAGGCTGTACCGAGAATAAGCCCAACTAAGATTGCCAAATTACCAAGGAAACCTTTACCAAATCGATAAGTTAATACAACGAGAACAAATGTAGCTACACCAAGAGCTATGTATAGTGGATCGCCAAAGTTTTTATTGCCTACGCCACCCCCCATCCAGTTAACAGCTACTGGCATCAAGTTGATACCAATAATAGTAATGATAGTACCTGTTACTACAGGTGGGAATAGCCGAATCAAACGACTGAAGAATGGTGCCACAAGGAATGTAAAGAGACCAGCTACGATAATCGCACCGTAAATGGT
This window contains:
- a CDS encoding RuBisCO large subunit C-terminal-like domain-containing protein, which codes for MKDERFIVTYRIEASTYEEAKSIAWAVQVEQTIEFPYEFVTDPYIKETITGRLESLGPMVEDSPYINVGVMSNAVIDTSRYYLARISYHVDTTALEATQFLNVVFGNSSLQPHIWVVDIELCPTLYDVFKGPRFGLQGIRRLVETPTRPMIQAVVKPMGTPNEELARMCGAYTRGGADVIKDDHGISNQSFSQYKDRVKRCAAMVQEMNAAHGTHTLYAANVSGDGTDVLERAYFAKEVGATALMVAAGLVGFGWLHKLATDEKLRLPIIHHPAYSGGFVSSGVSGVADYLQLGLLPRIFGADMPIFVSYGGRFTFTEKQCKRISSYIKRPMGLMKAACPAPGGGVTDARLNELVELYGNDTMFLVGGDMFRRGPDIEVNMSYFVERLTKLSERT
- a CDS encoding nucleobase:cation symporter-2 family protein, encoding MSKGASGVDHVDGMLPIPQLFAYGLQHVLAMYAGAVAVPIIIAQAMHLPIEDLIRLITADLFTCGVATLIQTLGFGPVGGRIPLIQGVTFASVGPMILIGQQHDITTIYGAIIVAGLFTFLVAPFFSRLIRLFPPVVTGTIITIIGINLMPVAVNWMGGGVGNKNFGDPLYIALGVATFVLVVLTYRFGKGFLGNLAILVGLILGTALAMIVGITDFSEVGRSQWISVVTPFYFGLPTFDFASIVSMIIVMLVVMVETTGDSIAVGEIVDKPIGQKELAAVLRADGLSTIIGGILNSFPYTAFAQNVGLIAVTRVKSRFVVAASGVILILLGLFPKLAAIVACIPNAVLGGAGIAMFGMIIASGIRSLGKVSFDGNYNLMLVAISIGVSMIPLAAPQFYTHFPAWAQILLKSGITAGSIVAVILNVMFNGFGYKTVNEPNRATRKYRHFTRFKGYPKHFYQ